A window from Penicillium oxalicum strain HP7-1 chromosome VIII, whole genome shotgun sequence encodes these proteins:
- a CDS encoding Palmitoyltransferase pfa4: MLKEDFQISQLAIPAVSFLISFLAYTSQYFFQHFEAVPFRKDEVWKINIFALCIWVCYFRASFVDPGRLPLSVKSSVRQKSDQDAAAVRQRWCRRCEAVKPPRAHHCKTCKRCIPKMDHHCPWTSNCVSHFTYPHFMRFLFYAVVGMGYLETCLWERAYVVWKSRDLPSYLGPSTGQLIHLFVLFVVNSLTVFALFILLVRSLWSLIFNTTTIESWEIERHETLVRRARVLGGYLEAPGGKRILIKKQEFPYDIGIWSNVKQGMGGSANILSWLWPFAATPDRNSGWAFEVNDFEDPGVSWPPPDPDRIPLPANPSAEDRSQLLKSYGSAREEVEAFRRRQAEDLHRPRPFSVIQKRKRFHERYNHQQQQQKAGSEDDDQSESQSPYGDQSDEGEESWRNAEGERLRDFGVDEEAEFYDEDDIPLGVLMRQRGRRQ, translated from the exons ATGTTGAAAGAAGATTTTCAAATATCGCAGTTGGCGATACCGGCCGTCAGTTTCTTGATCAGTTTCCTGGCATACACCTCCCAATACTTCTTTCAACATTTCGAAGCGGTACCATTCCGCAAAGACGAGGTCTGGAAGATCAACATTTTTGCACTGTGCATCTGGGTCTGCTACTTTCGCGCAAGCTTCGTAGATCCCGGGCGTCTACCCTTGAGTGTCAAATCCAGCGTTCGGCAAAAGTCCGATCAGGATGCGGCCGCCGTTCGACAAAGATGGTGTCGCAGGTGCGAAGCTGTCAAGCCCCCTCGAGCTCACCACTGTAAGACTTGCAAGAG ATGTATACCAAAGATGGATCATCATTGTCCGTGGACTTCGAATTGCGTCTCGCACTTTACGTATCCCCACTTCATGCGCTTTCTTTTCTATGCGGTCGTCGGCATGGGGTACCTTGAGACCTGCCTCTGGGAGCGTGCGTACGTGGTCTGGAAGAGTAGAGATCTCCCAAGC TATCTCGGACCATCGACTGGACAATTGATCCACCTCTTTGTCCTCTTCGTGGTGAACAGCTTGACggtctttgctctttttATCTTACTTGTGCGAAGTCTCTGGTCTCTCATTTTCAATACTACCACCATTGAATCGTGGGAAATCGAGAGACATGAGACCCTGGTGCGCCGAGCTCGGGTCCTAGGCGGCTACCTCGAAGCACCCGGCGGAAAGAGAATCTTAATTAAGAAACAAGAATTCCCATACGATATCGGGATCTGGTCCAACGTCAAGCAAGGAATGGGAGGTAGTGCCAAT ATCCTCAGTTGGCTCTGGCCATTTGCAGCTACACCCGATCGAAATTCGGGATGGGCTTTCGAAGTGAATGACTTTGAAG ATCCCGGCGTATCGTGGCCACCACCCGATCCCGATCGTATTCCGTTACCCGCCAATCCGTCAGCAGAAGATCGCTCACAGTTACTGAAATCCTACGGGTCCGCAAGAGAGGAAGTAGAAGCTTTCCGTCGTCGCCAGGCTGAAGATCTCCATCGGCCCAGGCCCTTTTCTGTAATTCAGAAGCGCAAGCGATTTCATGAGCGATATAatcaccagcagcagcagcagaaaGCTGGGAGTGAAGACGATGACCAGTCAGAATCACAGTCTCCCTATGGCGATCAATCAGACGAAGGGGAAGAGTCTTGG